The following proteins come from a genomic window of Lolium rigidum isolate FL_2022 chromosome 5, APGP_CSIRO_Lrig_0.1, whole genome shotgun sequence:
- the LOC124651683 gene encoding ureide permease 1-like, translating into MDHALACAASLVPCHEVVEGTLLNFSLPIKQGLKMFIIEDKGGAIAIMCASLLFLGTWPAVLTLLERRGRLPQHTYLDYSITNLLAAVLIALTFGQLGEPKQNMPNFFTQLSQDNLPSVLFAMAGGVVLSIGNLSTQYAWAYVGLSVTEVISSSMVVVIGTTLNYFLDDRINRAEILFTGVACFLVAVILGSLVHASNAADNEKKLSESTNSYKLGNDGGTETGKQVIDKDAPKDMENGASADYATKAEAGTAEYLIELEERRSIKVFGSSTYIGLGIVFFSGICFSLFSPAINLATNDQWHTLKDGVPHLVVYTAFFYFSISCFVVGIGLNILFLYHPRAGVPKSSFKAYLNDWEGRQWALLAGFLCGFGNGFQFMGGQAAGYAAADAVQALPLVSTFWGILLFGEYRKSSKKTYTLLALMLLMFIAAVATLMASSGHRSTK; encoded by the exons ATGGACCATGCTCTGGCATGTGCTGCTTCTTTGGTCCCGTGCCACGAG GTGGTTGAAGGCACCCTACTGAATTTCTCGTTGCCCATCAAACAAGGCCTCAAGATGTTCATCATAGAGGATAAAGGGGGTGCCATTGCTATCATGTGTGCCTCACTCCTTTTCTTGGGCACATGGCCAGCCGTGCTCACCCTCTTGGAACGCCGGGGACGCCTTCCTCAGCACACCTACCTTGACTACTCGATAACGAACCTCCTCGCCGCGGTCCTCATCGCTCTTACCTTCGGCCAGCTTGGGGAGCCCAAGCAAAACATGCCCAATTTCTTCACTCAGCTCAGTCAG GACAACTTGCCTTCAGTCTTATTTGCAATGGCAGGGGGTGTTGTTCTCAGTATTGGGAACCTTTCTACACAGTATGCTTGGGCATATGTGGGTCTCTCGGTCACTGAGGTTATCAGCTCAAGCATGGTTGTTGTAATAG GCACAACACTGAATTACTTCCTGGACGATCGCATCAACAGGGCAGAGATTCTTTTCACTGGAGTGGCGTGCTTCCTTGTTGCAGTCATCCTTGGCTCTCTTGTCCACGCTTCCAATGCAGCTGATAATGAAAAGAAACTAAGTGAATCCACAAATAGCTACAAACTTGG GAATGATGGAGGTACGGAGACAGGCAAACAAGTTATAGACAAAG ATGCTCCTAAGGACATGGAGAATGGAGCTTCGGCTGACTATGCCACCAAAGCTGAAGCAGGAACTGCAGAATACCTAATTGAACTCGAGGAGCGGCGTTCAATTAAG GTATTTGGGTCGAGTACCTACATAGGGCTTGGGATAGTTTTTTTCTCTGGCATCTGCTTCTCTCTCTTCTCCCCGGCAATCAACCTAGCCACCAATGACCAGTGGCACACCCTGAAAGATGGTGTCCCGCATCTGGTGGTTTACACtgccttcttctacttctccatcTCGTGTTTTGTTGTCGGTATCGGGTTGAACATCTTGTTCCTCTACCATCCAAGGGCTGGCGTGCCCAAGTCATCCTTCAAGGCATATCTGAATGACTGGGAAGGCAGGCAGTGGGCTCTTCTTGCCGGCTTCCTTTGCGGTTTTGGCAATGGCTTCCAGTTCATGGGTGGTCAGGCTGCTGGTTATGCTGCTGCTGATGCTGTTCAG GCATTGCCACTTGTGAGCACATTCTGGGGCATCCTGCTATTCGGGGAGTACCGGAAGTCGTCGAAGAAAACTTACACACTGCTTGCGTTGATGCTTCTCATGTTCATCGCCGCTGTAGCAACGCTCATGGCTTCATCAGGTCACAGGAGCACAAAGTGA